The genomic DNA TACACGATAACTTTTGTAGGAAGTAACAATGGTAATAAGCTTCAAGCCTTATAGAAGGCGATACTGCAGGTTCTGCGAGAAGAGAATCGATAAGATCGATTACAAGGATGTGGACCTCTTGAAATACTTCATCACCGACCGGGGAAAGA from bacterium includes the following:
- the rpsR gene encoding 30S ribosomal protein S18, with the translated sequence MVISFKPYRRRYCRFCEKRIDKIDYKDVDLLKYFITDRGK